The following proteins come from a genomic window of Triticum aestivum cultivar Chinese Spring chromosome 6A, IWGSC CS RefSeq v2.1, whole genome shotgun sequence:
- the LOC123127429 gene encoding uncharacterized protein: MYCTVEVSTKDTLPRVFRNFVDCVCSPNASGDPLLQHLKEASCNTAQRPQDCPSGTRHLDLGRATSSVLSLSSWSMLPFFEVCVVGVYGKGALPGVFRNFKDCICSPDASGDPLLQRVKEASCTA; this comes from the exons ATGTATTGCACGGTCGAGGTCTCTACCAAGGATACCCTCCCTAGGGTGTTCCGCAACTTCGTGGACTGCGTCTGCTCGCCCAACGCCAGTGGAGATCCGCTGCTGCAACACCTCAAGGAAGCATCCTGCAACACGGCGCAACGGCCGCAGGATTGTCCTTCAGGAACTCGGCACCTGGACCTAGGCAGGGCAACGTCGTCTGTGCTATCCTTGTCATCCTG GTCCATGCTTCCTTTTTTCGAAGTCTGCGTGGTCGGGGTCTATGGCAAGGGCGCCCTCCCTGGGGTATTCCGCAACTTCAAGGACTGCATCTGCTCGCCCGACGCCAGTGGAGATCCGCTGCTGCAACGCGTCAAGGAAGCGTCCTGCACGGCGTAG